In one Candidatus Absconditicoccus praedator genomic region, the following are encoded:
- a CDS encoding aminoglycoside adenylyltransferase domain-containing protein — MIVEQNIKFETFEKLPESLKGFFKTIKKELPEILPDILVGIYVYGSISYNAFDPKRSDVDVAAIIKRKLNEEEIQKLTNWYQTKQMKSNKWISRLEMDFITLENITTNISNDTETTRFAGNKLKEKANMDGAIMDWENIRSCGIVLYGKTPDSFIPEINEDSLFEALIDKFENLKQNIPKWQNNDLWSQVFIVTQLCRVIYALENNGKPISKKQATQWCKENSPFQFKDMISFVLQNINAGGEPTVKIVSENLPAFVAYIDKLFSEKTKNQKF; from the coding sequence ATGATCGTGGAACAAAACATTAAATTCGAAACATTTGAGAAATTACCTGAAAGTCTGAAAGGTTTTTTCAAAACAATAAAAAAAGAGCTTCCAGAAATACTCCCCGATATTCTCGTTGGTATTTATGTTTATGGTTCAATATCATATAACGCTTTTGACCCTAAAAGAAGCGATGTTGATGTTGCAGCAATAATAAAAAGAAAACTTAATGAGGAAGAGATACAAAAGCTAACAAATTGGTATCAAACAAAACAAATGAAATCAAACAAGTGGATTAGTCGTTTAGAAATGGACTTTATAACATTAGAAAATATTACCACTAATATTAGCAATGATACAGAAACCACTCGTTTTGCTGGAAATAAATTAAAGGAAAAGGCGAATATGGACGGAGCTATTATGGATTGGGAAAATATAAGATCATGTGGAATTGTTTTGTACGGAAAAACACCTGATTCTTTTATTCCTGAAATCAACGAAGATTCTTTATTTGAAGCACTTATTGATAAGTTTGAGAATCTCAAGCAAAATATTCCTAAATGGCAAAACAATGATCTATGGAGTCAGGTGTTTATAGTAACTCAATTATGCAGAGTAATTTATGCTCTTGAGAATAATGGAAAACCAATATCAAAAAAACAAGCTACTCAATGGTGCAAAGAAAATTCGCCTTTTCAATTCAAAGATATGATTTCATTTGTTCTTCAAAATATAAACGCAGGTGGTGAACCAACCGTAAAAATAGTTTCAGAAAATTTGCCAGCTTTTGTAGCATACATAGATAAGCTTTTTTCTGAAAAAACGAAAAATCAAAAATTTTAA
- a CDS encoding LysM peptidoglycan-binding domain-containing protein has translation MYIKKRHKKNLLNISISTLSLLVLTYFVIFAENYETQQRNHGVSALNINIQDNNNNQLIPLSNIIIEGFSDRFTYIVQEGDNLSSIASRFGTTSDNIKNVNELDNDTIQPGQKLTISQEEGIIYEIENEKNLKDFSSDYGLEIDSLMSINYFSDEDTQLSSGMEIFIPISKDKAEEVGLIEDDEEVITPAPSEQETQWQEPTSRDGEVVSSWYHNPQVNNGFYPGHCTWYVADELFEGDRPWGGNARDRYTNASNAGYEVGQSPREGAIVVIRYGAGYWRAYGHVGIVEEIDYGNNQILISDMNYQGRFIVTQRRIPMDDEKITGYIYY, from the coding sequence ATGTATATTAAAAAAAGACATAAAAAAAACTTATTGAATATTAGCATATCAACATTAAGCTTGCTAGTACTAACATATTTTGTAATATTTGCTGAAAATTACGAAACTCAACAAAGAAACCACTGAGTAAGTGCATTAAACATTAATATTCAAGACAACAATAATAATCAACTTATACCTCTAAGTAATATTATAATAGAGGGTTTTTCTGATAGGTTTACATATATTGTTCAAGAGTGAGATAATTTATCTTCTATAGCTTCAAGGTTTTGAACCACATCAGATAACATAAAAAATGTTAATGAGTTAGATAATGATACAATACAACCTTGACAAAAATTAACTATATCTCAGGAAGAAGGTATTATTTATGAAATTGAAAATGAAAAAAATTTAAAAGATTTTTCTAGTGATTATTGACTAGAAATTGATTCATTAATGTCTATAAATTACTTTTCAGATGAAGATACCCAACTATCAAGCTGAATGGAGATATTTATACCAATATCAAAAGATAAAGCAGAAGAGGTTTGACTAATAGAAGACGATGAAGAAGTGATTACGCCTGCTCCATCAGAACAAGAAACACAGTGGCAAGAACCAACTTCAAGGGATTGAGAAGTTGTTTCAAGCTGGTACCACAATCCTCAGGTAAATAATTGATTTTATCCTGGTCACTGTACATGGTATGTTGCAGATGAGCTTTTTGAAGGAGATAGGCCATGGTGATGAAATGCAAGAGATCGGTATACAAATGCTAGCAATGCAGGATATGAAGTTTGACAATCTCCAAGAGAATGAGCAATAGTAGTTATAAGATATTGAGCATGATATTGGAGAGCATATTGACATGTTTGAATTGTTGAAGAAATTGATTATTGAAACAATCAAATTTTAATAAGTGACATGAACTATCAAGGAAGATTTATAGTTACACAAAGACGAATTCCTATGGATGATGAAAAAATAACCTGATATATTTACTACTAA
- the recA gene encoding recombinase RecA → MDNKKHEAIQEAKKTIEKEFGKGSIMTLSDNVDYGQVNTFSSGSYVIDTILGGGYPHGRVIEIYGPESSGKTTLALQAIAEIQKKGEFAAFVDAEHALDPKYANKLGVDTDNLLVSQPDFGEQALQIAEELAKTGAIKLIVIDSVSALVPKAEVEGDMGDSHMGLQARLMSQGLRKLASILSKTGTTVIFINQIRSKIGVMFGNPETTSGGNALKFFASQRIEIRRGEKIEENKEQIGYKAKVKIVKNKIAPPFKNAEVTIKFNKGIEKTADLIDAGSHFGIISRNGAFYSLLDQKVQGKDKLAKLLEEDKSIKENLEQQIKSYLLEERNGKSGESDENIE, encoded by the coding sequence ATGGATAATAAAAAACATGAAGCAATTCAGGAAGCAAAAAAAACAATAGAAAAAGAATTTTGAAAATGATCAATTATGACTCTTAGTGATAATGTTGATTATTGACAGGTAAATACATTTAGTAGTTGATCTTATGTTATTGATACAATACTTTGATGATGATATCCTCATGGTAGAGTAATAGAAATCTATGGTCCAGAAAGTAGTTGAAAAACTACTTTAGCATTACAGGCAATAGCAGAAATTCAGAAAAAATGAGAATTTGCTGCTTTTGTGGACGCAGAACATGCTCTTGATCCTAAATATGCAAATAAATTGTGAGTAGATACAGATAATTTACTTGTTTCTCAGCCAGATTTTTGAGAGCAGGCCTTACAAATAGCAGAGGAACTAGCAAAAACATGAGCAATAAAACTTATAGTTATAGATAGTGTATCAGCATTGGTTCCAAAAGCAGAAGTTGAATGAGATATGTGAGATTCTCATATGTGATTGCAAGCAAGACTTATGTCTCAATGATTAAGAAAGTTAGCATCTATTTTATCTAAGACTTGAACTACAGTGATATTTATTAACCAGATAAGAAGTAAAATAGGAGTTATGTTTGGTAATCCAGAGACAACTTCTGGTGGTAATGCATTAAAGTTTTTTGCATCTCAAAGAATAGAGATAAGAAGGTGAGAAAAAATAGAAGAAAACAAAGAACAGATCTGATATAAAGCAAAAGTAAAAATTGTAAAAAATAAAATAGCTCCACCATTTAAAAATGCAGAGGTTACTATAAAGTTCAATAAGTGAATAGAAAAGACAGCAGATTTGATTGATGCTGGAAGTCATTTTGGTATCATTTCAAGAAATTGAGCTTTTTATTCTTTGCTTGATCAGAAAGTTCAATGAAAAGATAAACTTGCTAAGCTTTTGGAAGAAGATAAATCAATAAAAGAAAACTTAGAACAACAAATTAAATCTTATTTACTTGAAGAAAGGAATTGAAAATCTTGAGAAAGTGATGAGAATATAGAATAA
- a CDS encoding M48 family metallopeptidase: protein MYAGIQSSIWSNRFRTIVLIILFPIILFIAIYMVFLLLGSPEPTQETIYTFYILGPILFIWLLISFWFHKQILFKFSGAREVTRKEDPEIYNIVENLCISRGLPTPNIGIIEDKGMNAFAVGRDPKNSWIVFTRGLIQNLNRKEIEAVAAHELSHIINKDNLIMTVIVIFIGAVSTIGYILFRSLVFSRRGDARAKAVLFFIGLALVIIGSIVYPIMKFAVSRKREYLADAGAVELTKDNYAMISALEKISGKPNVASLEDENISNMCIEDPLQKQKIGGVRSSLHKLFSTHPTVEDRIKALKSY, encoded by the coding sequence ATGTATGCAGGAATACAGTCTAGCATCTGGTCTAACAGATTTAGAACCATAGTTTTGATAATACTTTTTCCTATAATACTATTTATAGCTATATATATGGTATTTTTATTGTTGGGCTCTCCTGAGCCAACTCAAGAAACTATATATACATTTTATATATTATGACCAATTCTTTTTATCTGGCTTTTGATAAGTTTTTGGTTTCACAAACAAATTTTATTTAAATTTTCTGGCGCCAGAGAAGTTACAAGAAAAGAAGATCCTGAAATTTACAACATAGTAGAAAATCTTTGCATATCCAGGTGACTTCCTACTCCTAACATATGAATAATAGAAGATAAATGAATGAATGCTTTTGCTGTATGACGAGATCCCAAAAATTCTTGGATAGTTTTCACAAGATGACTTATACAAAATCTAAATAGAAAAGAAATAGAAGCAGTAGCAGCACACGAACTTTCTCATATTATAAATAAAGACAACCTTATAATGACTGTAATAGTAATATTTATATGAGCTGTTTCTACTATATGATATATACTTTTTAGAAGTCTTGTTTTTTCAAGAAGATGAGATGCAAGAGCAAAAGCTGTACTATTTTTTATTTGACTTGCCTTAGTGATTATATGAAGCATAGTTTATCCTATAATGAAATTTGCAGTTTCTAGAAAAAGAGAATATCTTGCTGATGCTTGAGCTGTAGAATTAACTAAAGATAACTATGCTATGATATCAGCTTTGGAAAAAATATCAGGAAAACCTAATGTTGCAAGCTTAGAAGATGAAAATATTTCAAACATGTGTATAGAAGATCCTTTACAAAAACAAAAAATAGGATGAGTAAGAAGTTCTTTACACAAACTTTTCTCAACTCATCCTACTGTAGAAGACAGAATAAAGGCACTAAAAAGTTATTAA
- a CDS encoding type II secretion system protein — MKKAFTLIEVLVVTVIIGSLFLMVINLYFRMMETRVDVEARQSLIDNSYYMLERINTLVSNFTIDYEEYFNRKVVGCSGDGGENFSWGQVGDRGYCDDFTGYGSKNSIDGYDEDSNWQLYYCSSDFGDSSSEITNNEDEGGNYVFEEDNSGRVRGGEGCWREADEGKQSFGQYEKQFMDVGTDVSGAGGIVGDHDDLDVGLGPISVADNENTQELYLISDTGDERLFIRRKKVDSMDDTGRFDNLEEDDDIANLYTLQMLRLRGFDAGEEHDFDSDGTYDGQINTWACDYGQGFECNGSAVGDPYNNYKLPEDEDDGWVNIFGDEITVTDWNLEIYPTKDPNLSWNDDDTQINPYVKINLQTKLYAGAWAERINPSILQDYQLNLQTTFNIRSNY, encoded by the coding sequence ATGAAAAAAGCATTTACATTGATTGAAGTTTTAGTTGTAACTGTGATTATAGGCTCACTTTTTTTGATGGTAATAAATTTGTATTTTAGAATGATGGAAACAAGAGTAGATGTAGAAGCAAGACAATCACTTATAGACAATAGTTATTATATGCTTGAAAGAATAAATACACTGGTTTCAAATTTTACTATAGACTATGAGGAGTATTTTAATAGAAAAGTAGTGGGTTGTTCTTGAGATTGATGAGAGAATTTTTCTTGGGGTCAGGTTGGTGATAGATGATATTGTGATGATTTTACTGGTTATGGTAGTAAAAATTCTATAGATTGATATGATGAAGATTCAAATTGGCAGTTGTATTATTGTAGTAGTGATTTTGGTGATTCAAGTTCTGAGATAACAAACAATGAAGATGAATGATGAAATTATGTTTTTGAAGAAGATAATAGTTGAAGAGTTAGAGGTTGAGAATGATGTTGGAGAGAGGCTGATGAATGAAAACAATCATTTTGACAGTATGAAAAACAGTTTATGGATGTTTGAACAGATGTAAGTGGTGCTTGATGAATAGTAGGTGATCATGATGATCTAGATGTTTGATTGTGACCAATTTCTGTAGCGGACAATGAGAATACTCAAGAATTGTATTTGATATCTGATACTTGAGATGAAAGACTTTTTATTAGGAGGAAAAAAGTTGATAGCATGGATGATACCTGAAGGTTTGATAATTTAGAAGAAGATGATGATATTGCAAATTTATATACTTTGCAGATGTTGCGTCTAAGGTGATTTGATGCTGGTGAAGAACATGATTTTGATTCTGATGGGACTTATGATTGACAGATAAATACTTGGGCTTGTGATTACTGACAAGGATTTGAATGCAATTGAAGTGCTGTTGGAGATCCTTATAATAACTATAAACTTCCAGAAGATGAAGATGATGGATGGGTAAATATTTTTTGAGATGAAATCACTGTTACAGATTGGAATTTGGAGATATATCCTACAAAAGATCCAAATCTTTCTTGGAATGACGATGATACTCAGATAAATCCTTATGTAAAAATTAATCTTCAAACTAAATTATATGCTTGAGCATGGGCAGAAAGAATAAATCCTTCAATATTACAAGACTATCAGTTAAACCTTCAAACCACATTCAATATCAGGAGTAATTACTAA
- the clpP gene encoding ATP-dependent Clp endopeptidase proteolytic subunit ClpP has protein sequence MIIPTVIEKTNTGERAYDIYSRLLEDRIVFVGTQVEPNMANSIIAQLLFLEKQDPDKDIIMYINSPGGVVSSGLAIYDTMQYVKCDVATVCIGMAASMGAVLLTAGTKGKRFALPHSEVMIHQPLGGIEGQATDIQIHADHILQTRKTLNKILASHTGQKVSKIEKDVDRDNFMSAEASKKYGLIDKIIQSSKGVG, from the coding sequence ATGATCATACCTACAGTTATTGAAAAGACAAATACTTGAGAAAGAGCTTATGATATTTATTCTAGACTTCTTGAAGATAGAATTGTTTTTGTATGAACCCAAGTTGAACCAAACATGGCAAACAGTATAATTGCACAATTGTTATTTCTTGAAAAACAAGACCCAGACAAAGATATAATAATGTACATAAATTCTCCTGGTTGAGTAGTTAGTTCAGGATTGGCCATATACGATACAATGCAGTATGTAAAATGTGACGTAGCTACAGTATGTATATGAATGGCAGCAAGTATGTGAGCTGTATTGCTTACAGCAGGTACAAAATGAAAAAGATTTGCACTACCTCATAGTGAAGTAATGATCCATCAACCTTTGTGATGAATTGAATGACAGGCAACAGACATTCAAATACATGCAGATCATATTCTTCAAACAAGAAAAACATTAAATAAAATACTTGCTAGTCATACCTGACAAAAAGTAAGTAAAATAGAAAAGGATGTTGACAGAGACAACTTCATGTCTGCAGAAGCAAGCAAAAAATACTGACTTATAGATAAGATAATTCAATCTAGTAAGTGAGTTTGATAA
- the efp gene encoding elongation factor P, with the protein MKIETSDIKKGTVLKIDGKLYKVVDISHTHTGRGSATYGFKVKDIVNGTTNNFSYKSGTNLEKAEVNTKNAIFLYSDGENYSFMENDTSEIYDIPKEKIEETVPYLKDNLDVFLMIYEGDVIGIILPQTITYKIIETVPGVKGDRAQAGKKPAKVETGMEVMVPLHVEEGQEVMVNTTTGQVG; encoded by the coding sequence ATGAAAATAGAAACATCAGATATAAAAAAATGAACAGTTTTAAAAATAGATTGAAAGCTATATAAAGTTGTTGATATATCTCATACTCATACTTGAAGATGAAGTGCTACTTATTGATTTAAAGTAAAAGATATAGTAAATTGAACTACTAATAATTTTTCATATAAATCTTGAACTAATCTTGAGAAAGCAGAAGTTAATACAAAAAATGCAATATTTTTGTATTCTGATTGAGAAAATTATTCTTTCATGGAAAATGATACTTCTGAAATATATGATATACCCAAAGAAAAAATAGAGGAAACTGTACCTTATTTGAAAGATAATCTTGATGTATTTTTAATGATATATGAATGAGATGTTATCTGAATAATACTACCTCAAACAATAACTTATAAAATAATAGAAACAGTTCCTTGAGTAAAATGAGATAGAGCACAAGCATGAAAAAAACCAGCAAAAGTAGAAACTTGAATGGAGGTGATGGTGCCTTTGCATGTGGAAGAATGACAAGAGGTGATGGTAAATACAACTACAGGTCAAGTGGGCTAA
- a CDS encoding LemA family protein produces METRDIIILGIVGFFIVYTIYLYNKLITLRNNRDNSFADIDVQLQQRADLIPQLIETVKGYMNHEKDVLENVTKARTSFLNSNTVDEKVDSGNQLEGALKSLFAVSENYPDLKASQNFQQLQSEMSDIENKLAAARRYFNSSTKELNTYVEMFPSNMVAKMFGFNQKEYFEVEDREQLQQPPEVSFK; encoded by the coding sequence ATGGAAACAAGGGATATAATAATATTGTGAATAGTAGGTTTCTTTATTGTTTATACAATATACCTTTACAATAAGCTTATAACACTAAGAAACAACAGAGACAATAGTTTCGCAGATATAGATGTACAACTTCAACAAAGAGCAGATCTGATACCTCAACTTATTGAAACAGTTAAATGATATATGAACCACGAAAAAGATGTTCTTGAAAATGTTACAAAGGCAAGAACTTCTTTCCTTAACTCCAACACTGTAGATGAAAAAGTTGATTCAGGTAATCAATTAGAATGAGCATTAAAATCTTTATTTGCAGTATCAGAAAATTATCCTGATCTAAAAGCAAGCCAAAACTTCCAACAGCTTCAGTCTGAAATGTCAGATATAGAAAACAAGCTTGCTGCTGCTAGAAGATATTTCAACTCTTCTACTAAAGAACTAAATACTTATGTAGAAATGTTTCCATCAAATATGGTTGCAAAAATGTTTTGATTCAATCAAAAGGAATATTTCGAAGTAGAAGATAGAGAACAACTACAACAACCACCAGAAGTTAGTTTTAAATAA
- a CDS encoding integrase core domain-containing protein: MNIHKNTRLTPLQRKEVWEYYKRGMKPKDLHIKFNVSLPTIYKIIKRARTQEFLPRNSINNRFRNIRRGLLRLAKIESKIIEKKNKEARRYNKNYPGEMMHFDTKKLPLIRGAANKKSEYLFVGIDDYSRELYVAIMQDKTQVSSSMFLRQVIDECPYTIECVYSDNGVEYKGNDKHEFVKECVKSGIKQKFTKVRTPRTNGKAERVIRTLIDMWHSKEVFKSSEHRKMSLKRFVNRYNTVKPHKGLDNKTPYEVIEKFYYG, translated from the coding sequence ATGAATATACATAAAAATACAAGACTAACACCACTCCAGAGAAAAGAGGTCTGGGAATACTATAAAAGATGAATGAAGCCTAAGGATTTACATATTAAGTTCAATGTATCATTGCCTACCATATACAAGATAATAAAGAGAGCAAGAACTCAAGAGTTTTTACCAAGAAATTCTATCAATAATAGATTTAGAAACATTAGGCGATGATTACTTAGATTAGCTAAAATAGAATCTAAGATAATAGAAAAGAAAAACAAAGAAGCTAGAAGATACAATAAAAACTACCCTTGAGAAATGATGCATTTTGACACAAAAAAACTACCTCTTATAAGATGAGCAGCAAACAAAAAGTCTGAATACTTATTTGTATGAATAGACGACTATTCTAGAGAACTTTATGTAGCTATAATGCAAGATAAGACACAAGTATCTTCGTCTATGTTTCTTAGACAGGTAATAGATGAATGTCCTTACACTATTGAGTGTGTGTACTCAGATAATTGAGTTGAGTACAAATGAAATGATAAACATGAATTTGTTAAAGAGTGTGTAAAAAGCTGAATAAAGCAAAAATTTACAAAAGTTAGAACACCAAGAACAAATTGAAAAGCAGAGAGGGTTATAAGAACATTAATCGATATGTGGCACAGTAAGGAAGTTTTTAAGTCATCAGAACATAGAAAAATGTCTTTAAAAAGATTTGTAAATCGATATAACACTGTAAAGCCACATAAATGACTAGATAATAAAACTCCTTATGAAGTTATTGAAAAGTTCTATTACTGATAA
- a CDS encoding transposase-like zinc-binding domain-containing protein encodes MKKLCNKCNRKGIVKNGKRSGVQRFLCKYCGYVFEHGNYKNKKNLNSEEIFENFVRDDLKYRQMSQTLDLSIRSVQRIIDAAPFKKTIVIL; translated from the coding sequence ATGAAAAAATTATGTAATAAATGTAATAGAAAATGAATAGTTAAAAATTGAAAAAGATCAGGTGTGCAAAGATTTTTGTGTAAATATTGTTGATATGTATTTGAACATGGAAATTATAAAAATAAAAAAAATTTAAATTCTGAGGAAATTTTTGAAAATTTTGTTAGAGATGACCTAAAATATCGTCAAATGTCACAAACTTTAGATCTATCTATAAGAAGTGTTCAAAGAATTATTGATGCTGCACCTTTTAAAAAAACTATTGTAATTTTATAA
- a CDS encoding transglycosylase domain-containing protein, giving the protein MLFSVVVILIPGVISGFWFYNNIWTQLPELEEMEDISFSQTTTITDRNGEILYELFEENREYIEFDEISEHAINALVSAEDQHFWTNPGIDITGIIRAAIHDITHLGQDLQGGSTLTQQLIKNVLLTDDRTIERKLQEIVLAVQLNDYLKSSIQESYQGLSEEELDKKVKQRILELYTNYIFYGNNAYGIEAASQTYFGKSAKDLDIIQGAILASLPRSPGAVNPYNNTNVLMGEIQVEKNNEIIDKTPELKDSIINEISNKLENFDDKLIQDTRDAANQIRELLRFETTIDNQTYNIRYNMGRTDIVLMRMYDDGYITQEEAIESLIKGLDYDFNKSSVDIKAPHFVFLVIQRLQEEFGAETLLKGGLNVKTTLDYKKQLIAKESIKENMEAVEDMGGNNSSMIYMDSENGDILAYVGSKDYWNEEIDGNVDIVKSNRQPGSALKPFVYAHSFDEHPFTPDTPVYDIPMEIGSNEPQNSDGNFQGLIPIKEALAHSRNIPAIQMFFALGEQSGILELFEGLGFTTFDEDRDYGYPLVIGGGETRMIDLANAYAHLSSGGQPGEINPIKEIRSPNGSLLYRKSTQTQERVISAGAAYLTNDILSTAENMPPAWRNNFYMSGLTLGTKTGTSNIRKDGEILPRDGWFASYTPSRVSVFWAGNTRGEAMDPGTFGGRINAGAWRKFFETLLEEEKISDEDFQEAGSRSTSISKITGKKASSDTPTTLISNTRGNIRNMPEEEDTSIQSIQVDGLCNGQIHEYTPESDIETAYIISPESVLPNQRDFKDINKRWEEEGTEQFSQNLGRTVLLEEPSQYCEEREKIQEIGTIEVNGQVEINDEEIVIHYDIESPFEIKNMEMLFGDNIIKEKEPNEKTVQGEYKFSKPSGEDGSFDVTINATDEFNYEDSWEDIVNLGNQ; this is encoded by the coding sequence TTGTTATTTTCTGTTGTAGTAATATTGATACCTTGAGTAATATCAGGTTTTTGGTTTTATAATAATATTTGGACTCAACTGCCAGAACTAGAAGAAATGGAAGATATTTCCTTTTCTCAAACAACAACAATTACAGATAGAAATTGAGAAATATTGTATGAGCTTTTTGAAGAAAATAGAGAATATATAGAATTTGATGAAATATCAGAACATGCAATAAATGCTCTTGTGTCTGCTGAGGATCAGCACTTTTGGACAAATCCTTGAATAGATATAACTGGGATTATAAGAGCTGCAATTCATGATATTACACACTTATGACAAGATCTACAGTGAGGTTCTACTCTTACCCAACAATTAATTAAGAATGTATTACTAACTGATGATAGAACTATTGAAAGAAAGCTTCAAGAAATAGTTTTGGCTGTCCAACTAAATGATTATTTAAAAAGTAGTATTCAAGAATCTTATCAATGATTATCAGAAGAAGAGCTTGATAAAAAAGTAAAACAAAGAATACTAGAACTTTACACCAACTATATATTTTATTGAAACAATGCATATTGAATAGAAGCAGCATCTCAAACTTATTTTGGGAAGTCTGCAAAAGACCTAGATATTATACAATGAGCAATACTTGCAAGCCTTCCAAGATCACCATGAGCTGTAAACCCATACAATAATACAAATGTATTAATGGGAGAAATCCAAGTAGAAAAAAACAATGAAATTATTGATAAAACTCCTGAGTTAAAAGATAGTATAATAAATGAAATATCTAACAAGCTTGAAAATTTTGATGATAAGCTTATTCAAGATACAAGAGATGCAGCAAATCAAATAAGGGAATTATTAAGATTTGAAACTACAATTGATAATCAAACATACAATATTAGATATAATATGTGAAGAACTGATATAGTCCTTATGAGAATGTATGATGATTGATATATAACTCAAGAAGAAGCAATAGAAAGTCTTATAAAATGATTGGATTATGATTTTAACAAAAGTTCTGTTGACATAAAAGCTCCTCATTTTGTTTTTTTGGTTATTCAAAGACTCCAAGAAGAGTTTTGAGCAGAAACACTTTTAAAAGGATGACTAAATGTTAAAACCACCCTTGACTATAAAAAACAATTAATAGCAAAAGAAAGTATCAAAGAAAACATGGAGGCTGTAGAAGACATGTGATGAAATAACTCATCTATGATATATATGGATTCTGAAAATTGAGATATTTTAGCATATGTTGGAAGCAAAGATTACTGGAATGAAGAAATTGATTGAAATGTAGATATAGTAAAATCTAACAGGCAACCTTGATCAGCCCTAAAACCATTTGTGTATGCACATAGTTTTGATGAACATCCATTTACTCCAGATACACCAGTATACGACATACCTATGGAAATTGGTTCAAATGAACCTCAAAACTCTGATTGAAATTTTCAATGATTAATACCTATAAAAGAAGCTTTAGCTCATAGTAGAAACATCCCTGCTATACAAATGTTTTTTGCATTATGAGAACAGTCATGAATTCTAGAATTATTTGAATGACTTTGATTTACTACATTTGATGAAGATAGAGATTATTGATATCCACTTGTAATATGATGATGAGAAACAAGAATGATAGATTTGGCCAATGCATATGCACATCTTAGTAGTTGATGACAGCCATGAGAGATTAATCCAATAAAAGAAATTAGATCTCCAAACTGATCATTACTTTATAGAAAAAGTACACAAACTCAAGAAAGAGTGATTAGTGCATGAGCAGCATACTTAACTAATGATATACTATCTACAGCAGAAAACATGCCACCAGCCTGGAGAAATAATTTCTATATGTCAGGTTTAACTCTTTGAACAAAGACATGAACTTCAAATATTAGAAAGGACTGAGAAATACTACCAAGAGATTGATGGTTTGCATCTTATACTCCATCCCGTGTATCTGTGTTCTGGGCTTGAAATACAAGAGGAGAAGCAATGGATCCTTGAACTTTTGGATGACGGATAAATGCATGAGCTTGGAGAAAGTTTTTTGAAACATTACTTGAAGAAGAAAAAATAAGTGATGAAGACTTCCAAGAAGCAGGTAGTAGAAGCACATCTATATCTAAAATTACTTGAAAAAAAGCCAGTTCTGATACACCAACAACATTAATATCAAATACAAGATGAAACATCAGAAATATGCCAGAAGAAGAAGATACTAGTATACAGTCAATTCAAGTAGATTGACTATGTAACTGACAAATACACGAATATACTCCTGAATCTGATATAGAAACTGCTTACATAATATCACCAGAATCAGTACTACCAAACCAAAGAGACTTCAAAGATATAAATAAACGATGGGAAGAAGAATGAACCGAACAGTTTTCACAAAATCTTTGAAGAACTGTTTTACTAGAAGAACCTTCTCAGTATTGTGAAGAAAGAGAGAAAATACAAGAAATTTGAACAATAGAAGTTAACTGACAAGTAGAAATAAATGATGAAGAAATAGTTATACATTATGATATTGAAAGTCCATTTGAAATTAAAAATATGGAGATGTTATTTTGAGACAATATTATAAAAGAAAAAGAACCTAATGAAAAAACAGTTCAATGAGAATACAAGTTTTCAAAACCAAGCTGAGAAGATGGTAGCTTTGATGTTACAATAAATGCCACAGATGAGTTTAATTATGAAGATAGCTGGGAAGATATAGTAAATTTATGAAATCAATAA